A part of Variovorax sp. HW608 genomic DNA contains:
- a CDS encoding LysR family transcriptional regulator has protein sequence MSSKTSLMHRASVVDLNDLRVFAYVASLSSFSLAADALKIHKSSVSRSVLRLEMVLQTPLIERTTRRVELTSRGKTLKRHTVEILSRVEDTLVTIKSMSI, from the coding sequence ATGTCGAGCAAAACGTCGCTTATGCATCGTGCGAGTGTTGTCGACTTAAACGACTTGCGCGTGTTCGCCTATGTCGCCTCTCTATCAAGCTTCTCCCTCGCCGCGGATGCTCTCAAGATCCACAAATCAAGCGTCAGCCGCAGCGTTTTGCGACTGGAAATGGTTCTCCAGACGCCGCTAATTGAAAGAACGACTCGCAGAGTTGAATTGACGAGCCGCGGTAAGACACTGAAGCGTCATACGGTCGAAATCCTATCGCGCGTGGAAGATACCCTTGTGACGATCAAGAGTATGAGCATCTGA
- a CDS encoding acyl-CoA dehydrogenase family protein produces the protein MPRSLCQAQGSGAPEVAAARIAAEGTFWRQEQGAAPMASAVAKARASEAAHQLSAIAHAVHGAIGVTEEYDLQLYTRRLHEWRLARGCEAWWNRQLGRHVLTARPRRVADVARQVF, from the coding sequence GTGCCGCGGTCTCTGTGTCAGGCTCAGGGATCCGGAGCACCGGAGGTGGCGGCAGCCCGCATAGCGGCCGAGGGCACATTCTGGCGCCAGGAGCAAGGCGCAGCCCCGATGGCCTCTGCTGTCGCAAAGGCCCGCGCGAGTGAGGCCGCGCATCAGCTCTCCGCCATTGCTCATGCAGTTCACGGCGCGATCGGCGTGACCGAAGAGTATGACCTTCAGCTGTATACGCGCCGCCTGCATGAATGGCGCCTTGCGCGTGGCTGCGAAGCTTGGTGGAACCGTCAGCTTGGTCGGCACGTGTTGACGGCAAGGCCTCGGCGCGTGGCAGACGTCGCGCGACAGGTCTTTTAG
- a CDS encoding electron transfer flavoprotein subunit alpha/FixB family protein encodes MTVLVIAEHDHATLKPATLNTVTAGIACQSGDVHVLVAGANAAEAGKAAAQVAGVAKVIVADSPSLAENLAENVAAQVLAIAKNYSHILFPATANGKNVAPRVAAKLDVAQISDITKVDSADTFERPIYAGNAIATVQSSDAIKVITVRTTGFDAAAATGGSAAVESADGVADSGKSAFVGREVTKSDRPELTAAKIIVSGGRALGSAEKFNEVMTPLADKLGAALGASRAAVDAGYAPNDCQVGQTGKIVAPQLYIAAGISGAIQHLAGMKDSKVIVAINKDEEAPIFSVADYGLVADLFTAVPQVTDSV; translated from the coding sequence ATGACCGTACTTGTTATTGCCGAACACGACCACGCCACCCTCAAGCCGGCGACCCTGAACACCGTGACCGCAGGGATTGCCTGCCAGAGCGGGGATGTGCATGTCCTGGTGGCCGGAGCGAACGCCGCCGAAGCCGGCAAGGCGGCTGCCCAGGTGGCAGGCGTTGCCAAGGTGATCGTCGCGGACAGCCCGAGCCTGGCCGAGAACCTGGCCGAGAACGTCGCGGCGCAGGTGCTCGCGATCGCCAAGAACTACAGCCACATCCTGTTCCCCGCCACCGCCAACGGCAAGAACGTGGCTCCTCGCGTGGCGGCCAAGCTCGACGTGGCCCAGATCAGCGACATCACCAAGGTGGACAGCGCCGACACCTTCGAGCGGCCGATCTATGCGGGCAACGCGATTGCCACGGTGCAGAGCAGCGACGCGATCAAGGTCATCACCGTTCGCACGACCGGCTTCGACGCCGCAGCCGCCACCGGCGGCAGCGCCGCAGTGGAAAGCGCCGACGGCGTAGCCGACAGCGGCAAGAGCGCCTTCGTGGGCCGGGAAGTCACCAAGAGCGACCGCCCCGAACTCACGGCCGCCAAGATCATCGTCAGCGGCGGAAGAGCCCTCGGCAGCGCCGAGAAGTTCAATGAAGTCATGACGCCGCTCGCGGACAAGCTCGGTGCCGCCCTGGGTGCCAGCCGCGCAGCGGTGGACGCAGGCTACGCCCCCAACGACTGCCAGGTCGGCCAGACCGGTAAGATCGTCGCCCCGCAGCTGTACATCGCGGCCGGCATCTCCGGCGCGATCCAGCACCTGGCGGGCATGAAGGACTCCAAGGTGATCGTGGCGATCAACAAGGACGAAGAAGCCCCGATCTTCTCGGTGGCCGACTACGGCCTCGTGGCCGACCTCTTCACGGCCGTGCCGCAGGTAACAGACAGCGTGTAG
- a CDS encoding electron transfer flavoprotein subunit beta/FixA family protein produces the protein MKILVPVKRVVDYNVKVRVKSDGTGVDIANVKMSMNPFDEIAVEEAVRLKEKGVATEVIAVSCGDAKCQETLRTAMAIGADRGILVETAEELQPLAIAKLLKALVDKEEPSLVILGKQAIDDDNNQTGQMLAALADLPQGTFASKVEVAGDKLSVTREVDGGLETLSLSLPAVITTDLRLNEPRYVTLPNIMKAKKKQLDTFKPEDLGVDVKPRLKTLKVAEPPKRGAGIKVPDVATLVDKLKNEAKVI, from the coding sequence ATGAAGATCCTGGTCCCCGTCAAGCGGGTCGTCGACTACAACGTGAAGGTGCGCGTCAAGTCTGACGGCACCGGTGTGGACATTGCCAACGTCAAGATGAGCATGAACCCCTTCGACGAGATCGCCGTCGAAGAGGCGGTGCGCCTGAAGGAAAAGGGCGTGGCGACCGAAGTCATCGCCGTCTCCTGCGGCGATGCCAAGTGCCAGGAGACGCTGCGCACCGCGATGGCCATTGGCGCGGATCGCGGCATCCTCGTGGAGACTGCCGAAGAGCTCCAGCCGCTGGCCATTGCCAAGCTGCTAAAGGCCCTCGTGGACAAGGAGGAACCGTCTCTGGTGATCCTCGGCAAGCAGGCCATCGACGACGACAACAACCAGACCGGCCAGATGCTCGCCGCCCTGGCGGACCTGCCCCAGGGCACCTTCGCATCGAAGGTCGAGGTCGCGGGCGACAAGCTCAGCGTCACGCGCGAAGTCGATGGCGGCCTGGAAACCCTCTCGCTGTCTCTGCCCGCAGTCATCACCACCGACCTGCGCCTGAACGAGCCGCGCTACGTGACCTTGCCCAACATCATGAAGGCCAAGAAGAAGCAGCTCGATACCTTCAAGCCCGAAGACCTCGGCGTGGACGTCAAGCCGCGCCTGAAGACCCTGAAGGTGGCAGAGCCTCCGAAGCGCGGCGCCGGCATCAAGGTGCCCGATGTGGCCACGCTGGTGGACAAGCTGAAGAACGAAGCCAAGGTGATCTGA